The SAR324 cluster bacterium DNA segment GTGTGGCGAAAAGCTGAGAAATTGCCTGCTAAAATGGCATCTCGAGAATCACGCATCAATTGCAGATAGAAGTGTAGATTGTGCAGTGTGTTCAAGCGCATGGCGAGAATCTCATTACACTGGTAAAGATGACGCAGGTAGGCTCGACTATAATGCTGGCAGGTGTTGCACTTACAATTTGGATCCAGCGGGCGTTCATCCTCACGATACTTAGCTTGCTTGATGGAGACCTTACCCTCTGAAGTAAAGAGATTGCCGTTTCTTGCATTTCGGGTCGGCATCACACAGTCAAACATGTCGATCCCGGCCTCAATTCCAGCCAAGAGGTCTTCTGGCTCTCCGACCCCCATCAGGTAACGTGGAGTTGCTGCAGGCATCTCATGAGCAACGTGGTCCAGAACGTAGTACATTTCTTCTTTAGATTCTCCAACACTCAGACCACCCAATGCATAACCGTCAAAGCCAATTTCAGTCATCTGTTCCAGGCTTTGGCGACGCAGATCCAGTTCGCCACCTCCCTGGACAATGCCAAAGAGTGCCTGGTCAGTTTTCCGCGCCTCTTTGCAACGCCTTCCCCAGCGAGTTGTAAGCTCTAAAGACTCCTGCAATTTCTCATAACTAGCTGGCAGTTTGGGACATTCGTCAAAAATCATCATGATGTCAGAACCAAGATTCTCTTGAATGCCAACCGAAATCTCTGGGGTCAACCAGAAAGAGCTTCCGTCCAAATGACTTTGGAAGCGAACCCCTTCCTCACTCCGCTTGTGTAGTTTGGCAAGGGAGAAGACCTGAAAGCCTCCACTGTCTGTCAGAATTGGCCGATCCCAGTTCAT contains these protein-coding regions:
- the tgt gene encoding tRNA guanosine(34) transglycosylase Tgt, whose translation is MITFVLQAQDGKARAGKIETPRGSIHTPIFMPVGTLGTVKAMTPEELKDIGAEIILGNTYHLHLRPSDSLIAKLGGLHRFMNWDRPILTDSGGFQVFSLAKLHKRSEEGVRFQSHLDGSSFWLTPEISVGIQENLGSDIMMIFDECPKLPASYEKLQESLELTTRWGRRCKEARKTDQALFGIVQGGGELDLRRQSLEQMTEIGFDGYALGGLSVGESKEEMYYVLDHVAHEMPAATPRYLMGVGEPEDLLAGIEAGIDMFDCVMPTRNARNGNLFTSEGKVSIKQAKYREDERPLDPNCKCNTCQHYSRAYLRHLYQCNEILAMRLNTLHNLHFYLQLMRDSRDAILAGNFSAFRHTQLQQWQSAQYRETQDEA